A single Hippocampus zosterae strain Florida chromosome 19, ASM2543408v3, whole genome shotgun sequence DNA region contains:
- the flrt2 gene encoding leucine-rich repeat transmembrane protein FLRT2, whose product MEFPTGPWNKDWTSFFQCWLTVILSLQMQFSPGASCPEECRCDKLFVYCNERGLTSVPLGIQEGYNVLYLHNNQINNAGFPVELHNLASVGTVYLYGNQLDEFPINLPKNTRVLHLQENNIQTISRAALAQLTRLEELHLDDNSISTVGVEEGAFREAVSLKLLFLTKNHLSSVPIGLPEDLKELRLDENRIANIAEEAFQNVTRLQRLLLDGNLLTDEGIAPGTFQELASLRELALARNSLTFPPPLLPSQSLVKLSLQENQIDQIPVDAFADLNRLEKLDISSNQLQTLTQGVFDSLSSLRHLIVRNNPWRCDCAVKWVVVWLKSLPSSINARGFVCQSPDRVRGMAIRELTLDIIECPLDADQPPWPTLRSTPPPPPTTTSPTTAISTLATTPVPDYSDSPSPPSPPIHHNPPGPLPPYEDPLQISFHVVNSSSIEVSWASYFTVTAYKVTWVKRGQSQMNEGMRERTVGGGQRRIGLTHLEPRSVYRICVHVLDSHNSYRPGEDTICSEARTKSASPTKSPGSGQTPKESVNSTLLMAGIIGGAVLIILVTLLSLFCWHMHRKSRSSSTKWKYNRGRRKDDYCEAGTKKDNSILEMTETSFQIVALNNEQLLKGDFRIQPIYTPNGGIGFRDCHLSNNSLAYCKSSNVPSTEFCHT is encoded by the coding sequence ATGGAGTTTCCGACCGGACCCTGGAATAAGGATTGGACTTCATTCTTCCAATGTTGGTTGACTGTCATCCTAAGCCTTCAGATGCAATTCAGCCCAGGTGCCTCTTGCCCGGAAGAGTGTCGTTGTGACAAATTATTTGTGTACTGCAACGAACGCGGCCTGACATCCGTACCGCTGGGGATACAGGAAGGCTACAACGTCCTTTACCTTCATAACAACCAGATCAACAACGCCGGCTTTCCCGTGGAACTTCACAATCTGGCCTCTGTGGGGACGGTGTATCTCTATGGCAACCAGCTGGATGAGTTTCCCATCAATTTGCCCAAAAACACCCGCGTACTGCATCTACAGGAGAACAATATTCAAACCATCTCCAGGGCGGCCCTGGCGCAGTTGACCCGACTGGAGGAGTTGCACCTGGACGACAACTCCATCTCCACCGTGGGGGTGGAAGAAGGGGCCTTTCGGGAGGCCGTCAGCCTCAaactcctcttcctcaccaagAACCACCTAAGCAGCGTTCCCATCGGCCTCCCCGAGGACTTGAAAGAGCTGCGATTGGATGAGAATCGAATCGCTAACATCGCCGAGGAGGCCTTCCAGAACGTGACGCGTCTGCAGCGCCTCCTGCTGGACGGGAACCTGCTGACCGATGAGGGCATCGCGCCGGGGACCTTCCAGGAACTGGCCAGCCTCCGGGAACTGGCGCTGGCCCGCAACTCGCTCACCTTCCCGCCTCCGCTTTTACCGAGCCAGTCGCTGGTCAAACTCAGCCTGCAGGAGAACCAGATCGACCAGATCCCGGTTGATGCATTTGCGGACTTAAATAGGCTGGAGAAGTTGGATATTTCCAGCAACCAGCTTCAGACTCTCACGCAGGGCGTATTTGACAGCCTGTCGAGCTTAAGGCATCTCATCGTGCGAAATAACCCCTGGCGCTGCGACTGTGCGGTGAAGTGGGTGGTGGTGTGGCTCAAGTCATTGCCTTCCTCCATCAACGCCCGAGGCTTCGTGTGTCAAAGTCCCGACAGGGTGCGCGGGATGGCCATCCGCGAGCTCACCTTGGATATCATCGAATGTCCGCTCGACGCCGACCAGCCTCCGTGGCCGACTCTTCGCTCCacgcctccccctcctcccaccaccacctccccgACCACCGCAATCTCCACTCTTGCGACCACGCCCGTCCCCGACTATTCGGACTCGCCTTCTCCGCCCTCGCCCCCGATCCATCACAATCCTCCCGGCCCCCTGCCTCCTTATGAGGACCCCCTTCAGATTTCCTTCCACGTGGTTAACTCCTCGAGTATCGAGGTGAGCTGGGCGTCCTATTTCACCGTCACAGCTTACAAAGTCACTTGGGTTAAACGGGGCCAAAGCCAGATGAACGAAGGGATGCGGGAACGGACGGTGGGCGGTGGGCAGCGGCGTATCGGCCTCACCCACCTGGAACCCCGATCTGTGTACCGGATCTGCGTGCACGTTTTGGACTCTCATAACTCCTACAGGCCCGGAGAGGATACAATTTGCTCCGAGGCCAGGACCAAGTCGGCCTCGCCAACCAAGTCTCCCGGTTCGGGGCAAACTCCGAAAGAGAGCGTTAATTCCACCTTGTTAATGGCCGGCATCATCGGCGGAGCGGTTCTGATCATCTTGGTGACGCTACTCAGCCTGTTTTGTTGGCACATGCACCGGAAGAGCCGGTCGTCTTCGACCAAGTGGAAATACAACCGAGGCCGCAGAAAAGACGACTACTGCGAGGCCGGGACCAAGAAGGATAACTCCATTCTTGAAATGACTGAAACCAGTTTCCAGATAGTGGCGCTGAACAACGAGCAGCTGCTCAAGGGAGATTTCCGCATTCAGCCCATCTACACGCCCAACGGGGGGATTGGATTTAGAGACTGTCACCTCAGTAACAATAGCTTAGCCTACTGCAAGAGCAGCAACGTACCCAGTACAGAGTTTTGCCACACGTGA